In a single window of the Micromonospora inositola genome:
- the rsmH gene encoding 16S rRNA (cytosine(1402)-N(4))-methyltransferase RsmH — protein MGELRGTHVPVLLERCLELLAPALCRNGRTVYVDATLGLAGHAEAVLQAHPNTVLIGLDRDTEALAHARVRLARFADRIHLEHAVYDELPEVLDRLGYPAIDGILFDLGVSSLQLDAPDRGFAYAQDAPLDMRMDQTRGVTAEEVVNTYGHPELARVLRVYGEEKFAGRIASAIIRERERARITSSARLAELVRESIPAPARRTGGHPAKRTFQALRIEVNRELAALETALPAALDKLTVGGRMVVLSYHSLEDRLTKQALADRVRSKGPVDLPVELPGSGPTFRLLSRGAELAGEAEVAANPRASSVRLRAAERLDPEAARQGRTDRERYRRRVKAMHQPGTGSPGSATDPRSTPGDGSGTDEEGEGT, from the coding sequence ATGGGGGAGCTGCGTGGCACGCATGTGCCGGTGCTGCTCGAGCGGTGTCTCGAGCTGCTGGCCCCCGCGCTGTGTCGGAACGGACGCACCGTCTACGTCGACGCGACGCTCGGGCTGGCCGGGCACGCCGAGGCGGTCCTTCAGGCGCATCCGAACACGGTGCTGATCGGCCTGGACCGGGACACGGAGGCCCTCGCCCACGCGCGGGTCCGGCTGGCCCGGTTCGCCGACCGGATCCACCTCGAGCACGCCGTCTACGACGAGCTGCCCGAGGTGCTCGACCGGCTGGGCTACCCGGCGATCGACGGGATCCTGTTCGACCTCGGCGTCTCGTCCCTGCAACTCGACGCGCCCGACCGCGGGTTCGCGTACGCGCAGGACGCGCCGCTGGACATGCGGATGGACCAGACCCGGGGGGTGACCGCCGAGGAGGTGGTCAACACGTACGGCCATCCGGAACTGGCCCGGGTGCTGCGGGTGTACGGCGAGGAGAAGTTCGCCGGGCGGATCGCCTCGGCGATCATCCGGGAGCGGGAGCGCGCCCGGATCACCTCGTCCGCGCGGCTGGCCGAGCTGGTCAGAGAGAGCATTCCGGCACCAGCCCGACGAACCGGGGGACACCCGGCAAAGAGAACGTTTCAGGCTTTACGGATCGAGGTAAACAGGGAGCTGGCGGCGCTGGAGACGGCGCTGCCGGCCGCTCTCGACAAGCTCACCGTGGGCGGCCGCATGGTGGTCCTGTCCTACCACTCGCTGGAGGACCGGCTCACCAAGCAGGCGCTCGCCGACCGGGTCCGCAGCAAGGGCCCGGTCGACCTCCCGGTCGAACTGCCCGGGTCGGGCCCGACGTTCCGGCTGCTCAGCCGGGGCGCCGAGCTCGCCGGGGAGGCGGAGGTGGCCGCGAACCCGCGCGCTTCCTCCGTGCGGCTGCGGGCCGCGGAACGGCTCGACCCGGAGGCGGCCCGGCAGGGGCGTACCGACCGCGAACGGTACCGCCGCCGGGTCAAGGCGATGCACCAACCGGGTACGGGGTCACCGGGATCCGCGACGGATCCGCGGTCGACCCCCGGGGACGGCAGTGGGACGGACGAAGAGGGGGAGGGGACATGA
- a CDS encoding UDP-N-acetylmuramoyl-L-alanyl-D-glutamate--2,6-diaminopimelate ligase: MPGNPRPRTVNPVRLGDLAARLAVAPPEDAAEVAVTGVTHASQEVRPGDLYAALPGARRHGAEFAAGAAEAGAVALLTDPAGAELAAAAGLPTLVVDDPRAVLGEVAGTVYGEPTAGLTVIGVTGTAGKTSTSYLIESGLRAAGHTTGLIGTVETRLGDLVIDSVRTTPEATDLHAMLAVARERGVSAVVMEVSSHALAMGRVGGVRFTVGGYTNFGSDHLDFHADEADYFAAKAKLFDGRCQVEVLNHDDPALRPLFKPATVSYSAAGDPTATWWADGIDGEGYAQRFTVHGPDGLALPAVVALPGRHNVANALLAVATLVAAGVDPATAVAGVSACGGVPGRLELVSGDAPVRGVVDYAHKANAIEAVLVALRGLSAGRLICVIGAGGDRDRGKRPVMGAAAAEGADVVLVTDDNPRTEDPAAIRAEVLAGAYAANAAARIIEAPGRRAAIAEAVRLAEPGDVVALLGKGQERGQEIAGEVFPFDDRVELAEALRARFGDLAGRR, translated from the coding sequence GTGCCCGGCAATCCACGTCCCCGTACCGTGAATCCCGTCCGGCTCGGCGACCTCGCCGCGCGGCTCGCCGTCGCGCCGCCCGAGGACGCCGCCGAGGTGGCCGTGACCGGGGTGACCCACGCCAGCCAGGAGGTCCGCCCCGGGGACCTGTACGCGGCGCTGCCCGGCGCCCGCCGGCACGGCGCGGAGTTCGCCGCGGGGGCGGCCGAGGCCGGCGCGGTGGCCCTGTTGACCGACCCGGCCGGCGCGGAGCTGGCCGCCGCGGCGGGCCTGCCGACGCTGGTGGTCGACGACCCCCGGGCGGTGCTCGGCGAGGTCGCCGGCACCGTCTACGGCGAGCCGACCGCGGGGCTGACCGTGATCGGGGTCACCGGCACCGCCGGCAAGACCTCCACCAGCTACCTGATCGAGTCGGGGCTGCGCGCCGCCGGTCACACCACCGGCCTGATCGGCACCGTGGAGACCCGGCTGGGCGACCTGGTGATCGACAGCGTCCGGACCACCCCGGAGGCGACCGACCTGCACGCCATGCTCGCCGTCGCCCGGGAGCGCGGGGTGAGTGCGGTGGTCATGGAGGTCTCCAGCCACGCCCTGGCCATGGGACGCGTCGGCGGGGTCCGCTTCACCGTCGGCGGCTACACCAACTTCGGCTCCGACCACCTGGACTTCCACGCCGACGAGGCGGACTACTTCGCGGCCAAGGCGAAGCTCTTCGACGGCCGCTGCCAGGTCGAGGTGCTCAACCACGACGACCCGGCGCTGCGGCCGCTGTTCAAGCCGGCCACGGTCAGCTACTCGGCGGCCGGCGACCCGACCGCCACCTGGTGGGCCGACGGCATCGACGGCGAGGGGTACGCCCAGCGCTTCACCGTGCACGGCCCGGACGGGCTGGCGCTGCCCGCCGTCGTGGCGCTGCCGGGCCGGCACAATGTGGCGAACGCGCTGCTGGCCGTCGCCACCCTGGTCGCCGCCGGGGTGGACCCGGCCACCGCGGTGGCCGGGGTGTCCGCCTGCGGCGGGGTGCCGGGGCGGCTGGAGCTGGTCAGCGGCGACGCGCCGGTGCGCGGGGTGGTGGACTACGCGCACAAGGCGAACGCGATCGAGGCCGTCCTGGTCGCGCTGCGCGGGCTGAGCGCCGGACGGTTGATCTGCGTGATCGGCGCGGGCGGCGACCGGGACCGGGGCAAGCGGCCGGTGATGGGCGCCGCCGCGGCGGAGGGAGCCGACGTGGTGCTGGTCACCGACGACAACCCGCGCACCGAGGACCCGGCCGCGATCCGGGCCGAGGTGCTCGCCGGGGCGTACGCGGCGAACGCCGCCGCCCGGATCATCGAGGCGCCCGGCCGGCGGGCCGCCATCGCCGAGGCGGTCCGGCTGGCCGAACCGGGCGACGTGGTGGCGCTGCTGGGCAAGGGGCAGGAGCGCGGCCAGGAGATCGCCGGCGAGGTGTTCCCGTTCGACGACCGCGTCGAGCTGGCCGAGGCGTTGCGTGCCCGCTTCGGTGACCTGGCGGGTCGACGGTGA
- a CDS encoding peptidoglycan D,D-transpeptidase FtsI family protein, producing the protein MPPRSEEPRRDATGSRRGSSRGGRGADPRSGEPGVGGISDARAYTPRGRTIREGGGAARSVPTGGAEQRRTPRSSRSGDPFRPALQVLDGGRAGAGRTGRRETAAGGRAGVVRTVSPRPSREPFDDDEAPAPRRRPGPRRPDRPAARRPSRKPRRPPKLADPRRRLRLGTLLTLTLFAAIGIRLVFLQTVDTPAYADGGVTDRLAVVDLPAPRGAIYDRTGDPLAHSVEARYVFADPTRVKDRFATARLLSPLLGKRVSDLADKMKPRTLPGTATPSQFEYLARGVDIARAKQIVALDLAGIGVHRDERREVPGGDLGANLIGFVSQDMVGLEGLEAKYDDLLQGQAGKKTYEVGQGDLAAPIPGGYSQTTQPKPGSSLELTIDRDLQFQTQRILTAQMAQTRGSVSAAVIIDVHTGEVLAQASNPTYDAADPEGSKPTDREDAATSFVVDPGSIHKAITYGAALQEGVISPDTTMPIANTIQRGDQTFRDTHPADGQRMSIPGMLAYSSNVATIEIADKLGRDRLIDYQKRFGLGQPTREGMPGEASGRLLPAEEWSRSSYGSVPIGHSVDATPLQMAAAYAAIANNGTYVQPHLIKDVIGPDGKRTPGPKPVTRSVLSPQNAAALRTMLEAVTTVNGPEGPATGLAAAVPGYRVAGKTGTGLRYADGKLQPGEVGSFIGMAPAEHPRYVVAVFVWSPGGEGGAVAAPAFREMMGYTLRHYRVPPSATSRSPKFEVFPR; encoded by the coding sequence GTGCCCCCGAGATCGGAGGAACCGCGCCGGGACGCCACGGGCTCCCGGCGCGGCTCGTCCCGGGGCGGTCGGGGCGCCGACCCGCGCTCCGGCGAGCCGGGCGTCGGCGGGATCTCCGACGCTCGGGCGTACACGCCCCGGGGGCGCACCATCCGCGAGGGCGGCGGGGCCGCCCGCTCCGTGCCCACCGGGGGCGCGGAGCAGCGGCGTACCCCGCGCAGCAGCCGCTCCGGCGACCCGTTCCGGCCGGCGTTGCAGGTGCTCGACGGCGGCCGGGCCGGCGCCGGCCGCACCGGCCGGCGGGAGACCGCCGCGGGCGGCCGGGCCGGGGTGGTGCGGACCGTCTCACCGCGCCCGTCGCGGGAGCCGTTCGACGACGACGAGGCCCCGGCGCCGCGGCGCCGGCCGGGCCCGCGCCGGCCGGACCGGCCCGCCGCCCGGCGGCCGTCGCGCAAGCCGCGCCGCCCGCCGAAGCTCGCCGACCCGCGCCGCCGGCTGCGGCTCGGCACGCTGCTCACCCTGACGCTCTTCGCCGCGATCGGCATCCGGCTGGTCTTCCTGCAGACCGTGGACACCCCGGCGTACGCCGACGGCGGCGTCACCGACCGGCTCGCCGTGGTCGACCTGCCCGCCCCGCGCGGCGCGATCTACGACCGGACCGGCGACCCGCTGGCGCACAGCGTCGAGGCCCGGTACGTCTTCGCCGACCCGACCCGGGTCAAGGACCGGTTCGCCACCGCCCGGCTGCTCTCCCCGCTGCTCGGCAAGCGGGTCTCCGACCTGGCCGACAAGATGAAGCCGCGCACCCTGCCCGGCACCGCCACCCCGTCGCAGTTCGAGTACCTGGCCCGCGGGGTCGACATCGCCAGGGCCAAGCAGATCGTGGCGCTGGACCTGGCCGGCATCGGCGTGCACCGGGACGAGCGGCGTGAGGTACCCGGCGGTGATCTGGGCGCCAACCTGATCGGCTTCGTCAGCCAGGACATGGTCGGCCTGGAGGGGCTGGAGGCGAAGTACGACGACCTGCTCCAGGGGCAGGCGGGCAAGAAGACCTACGAGGTCGGCCAGGGCGACCTGGCCGCGCCGATCCCCGGCGGCTACAGCCAGACCACCCAGCCCAAGCCGGGCAGCTCGCTGGAGCTGACCATCGACCGGGACCTCCAGTTCCAGACCCAGCGGATCCTCACCGCCCAGATGGCGCAGACCAGGGGCAGCGTCAGCGCCGCCGTGATCATCGACGTGCACACCGGCGAGGTGCTGGCCCAGGCCAGCAACCCCACCTACGACGCGGCGGACCCGGAGGGCAGCAAGCCGACGGACCGCGAGGACGCGGCGACCAGCTTCGTGGTCGACCCGGGCTCGATCCACAAGGCGATCACCTACGGCGCGGCCCTCCAGGAGGGCGTGATCAGCCCGGACACCACGATGCCCATTGCCAACACCATCCAGAGGGGCGACCAGACCTTCCGGGACACCCATCCGGCCGACGGGCAGCGGATGAGCATCCCCGGGATGCTGGCCTACTCCTCCAACGTCGCGACCATCGAGATCGCCGACAAGCTGGGCCGGGACCGGCTGATCGACTACCAGAAGCGGTTCGGGCTCGGCCAGCCCACCCGCGAGGGCATGCCGGGGGAGGCCTCCGGGCGGCTGCTGCCCGCCGAGGAGTGGAGCAGGTCGTCGTACGGGTCGGTGCCGATCGGGCACAGCGTCGACGCCACCCCGCTGCAGATGGCCGCCGCGTACGCCGCCATCGCCAACAACGGCACGTACGTCCAGCCGCACCTGATCAAGGACGTGATCGGCCCGGACGGCAAGCGGACGCCAGGCCCGAAGCCGGTGACCCGGTCGGTGCTCAGCCCGCAGAACGCCGCCGCGCTGCGCACGATGCTGGAGGCGGTCACCACGGTCAACGGTCCGGAGGGGCCGGCCACCGGCCTCGCCGCCGCCGTCCCCGGCTACCGGGTGGCCGGCAAGACCGGCACCGGCCTGCGGTACGCCGACGGCAAGCTGCAGCCCGGCGAGGTCGGCTCGTTCATCGGGATGGCCCCGGCCGAGCATCCCCGGTACGTGGTGGCGGTCTTCGTCTGGAGCCCCGGCGGCGAGGGCGGCGCGGTCGCCGCGCCGGCCTTCCGGGAGATGATGGGCTACACCCTGCGGCACTACCGGGTGCCGCCGTCGGCGACCAGCAGGTCGCCCAAGTTCGAGGTCTTTCCGCGCTGA
- a CDS encoding MurT ligase domain-containing protein, with amino-acid sequence MPLRAKVASSVSRTAAALSRAAGRGDGSVIGGWIGLKIDPELLAHLSAGRAIALVSGTNGKTTTTRLTTAAVGVLGRVATNSFGANMPTGHTSALAKAGSTPYAVLEVDEHYLAQVLEATEPHVVALLNLSRDQLDRAKEVAMMAQLWRAALVQHPDVRVVANADDPMVVWAATPPADPARGHIPPHVTWFSAGQRWHDDSWVCPECGSTIERSGEQWRCTGCPLRRPEPQWTVEDDGVLDPTGAWHKIQLQLPGKVNLGNAATALAVAAEFGVRPVDAVSRLGTVTSVAGRYAQVDRDGRNIRLLLAKNPASWLEAFDMADEAPTLLSINARDPDGLDTSWLFDVDFAPLRGRQVLITGDRAYDLAVRLDVNGVPFQHVRTFDDAIRAAPPGRLEVIANYTAFQDIRAELDRVN; translated from the coding sequence ATTCCCCTGCGGGCAAAGGTGGCCAGCTCCGTGTCGCGGACCGCCGCGGCGCTGTCCCGAGCCGCCGGCCGTGGCGACGGCTCGGTGATCGGCGGCTGGATCGGCCTCAAGATCGATCCCGAACTGCTCGCGCACCTGTCGGCGGGGCGGGCGATCGCCCTGGTGTCCGGCACCAACGGCAAGACCACCACCACCCGGCTCACCACCGCCGCCGTCGGCGTGCTCGGCCGGGTCGCCACCAACTCCTTCGGCGCCAACATGCCCACCGGCCACACCTCGGCCCTGGCGAAGGCCGGCAGCACCCCGTACGCGGTGCTCGAGGTCGACGAGCACTACCTCGCCCAGGTGCTGGAGGCCACCGAGCCGCACGTCGTGGCACTGCTCAACCTCTCCCGCGACCAGCTCGACCGGGCCAAGGAGGTCGCCATGATGGCGCAGCTCTGGCGTGCCGCGCTGGTCCAGCACCCCGACGTGCGGGTGGTCGCCAACGCCGACGACCCGATGGTCGTCTGGGCCGCCACCCCGCCCGCCGACCCGGCCCGCGGCCACATCCCGCCGCACGTCACCTGGTTCAGCGCCGGCCAGCGCTGGCACGACGACTCGTGGGTGTGCCCCGAGTGCGGATCGACTATCGAGCGCTCGGGCGAGCAGTGGCGGTGCACCGGCTGCCCGCTGCGCCGCCCCGAGCCGCAGTGGACCGTCGAGGACGACGGCGTGCTCGACCCGACCGGCGCCTGGCACAAGATCCAGCTCCAGCTCCCCGGCAAGGTCAACCTGGGCAACGCGGCGACCGCCCTCGCCGTCGCCGCCGAGTTCGGCGTACGCCCGGTGGACGCGGTCTCCCGGCTCGGCACGGTCACCTCGGTCGCCGGCCGCTACGCCCAGGTGGACCGGGACGGGCGCAACATCCGGCTGCTGCTGGCCAAGAACCCGGCCAGCTGGCTGGAGGCGTTCGACATGGCCGACGAGGCGCCCACCCTGCTCTCCATCAACGCCCGCGACCCCGACGGGCTGGACACCTCCTGGCTCTTCGACGTCGACTTCGCCCCGCTGCGCGGCCGGCAGGTCCTGATCACCGGCGACCGGGCGTACGACCTGGCCGTCCGGCTGGACGTCAACGGCGTGCCGTTCCAGCACGTCCGGACCTTCGACGATGCGATCCGGGCGGCGCCACCGGGCCGCCTGGAGGTCATCGCCAACTACACCGCATTCCAGGACATCCGAGCGGAGCTGGACCGTGTCAACTGA
- a CDS encoding UDP-N-acetylmuramoyl-tripeptide--D-alanyl-D-alanine ligase, with product MIPLTLAEVASAVDGRLVAADPEVRVTGSVEFDSRKVAPGGLFVAFPGEKVDGHDYAAGAVSAGAVAVLGTRELPGVPMVLVDDALAAMGRLARAVVDRLPGLTVIGLTGSSGKTTTKDLIAQLTVRLGPTVAPPGSFNNELGHPYTALQAGPETRYLVMEKGARGVGHVRYLCEVVPPRISVVLNVGVAHIGEFGSVETIALAKGELVEALPADGLAVLNTDDPLVDAMATRTKARVVRYGEAAHADVRAVEVTLDGRGRPSYTLVTPEGSAPVRLGLTGRHQVSNSLAAAAVARELGMPLAELAAALAELGLVSSRRMDVFERSDGVTVIDDSYNANPASMAVALRALAGLRGQGRTVAVLGYMAELGSFEREGHQQVGRLAAELGVDRLLVVGAPAAPIQEGATAVSDWGGESVLLTDQAAAVEVLRGELRPGDVVLVKGSRYRTWEVVDALREAVGEGITP from the coding sequence GTGATCCCGCTGACCCTGGCCGAGGTCGCCTCGGCCGTCGACGGGCGGCTGGTCGCCGCCGACCCGGAGGTCCGGGTGACCGGGTCGGTCGAGTTCGACTCCCGCAAGGTCGCCCCCGGCGGACTCTTCGTGGCGTTCCCCGGGGAGAAGGTGGACGGGCACGACTACGCCGCAGGGGCGGTCTCGGCCGGCGCGGTGGCGGTGCTCGGCACCCGGGAGCTCCCCGGCGTGCCGATGGTGCTGGTCGACGACGCCCTCGCGGCGATGGGGCGGCTGGCCCGCGCGGTGGTCGACCGGCTGCCCGGGCTCACCGTGATCGGGCTGACCGGCTCGTCGGGCAAGACCACCACGAAGGACCTGATCGCCCAGCTCACCGTGCGGCTCGGCCCGACCGTGGCGCCGCCCGGCTCGTTCAACAACGAGCTGGGCCACCCGTACACGGCGCTGCAGGCCGGGCCGGAGACCCGCTACCTGGTGATGGAGAAGGGCGCCCGCGGGGTGGGGCACGTCCGCTACCTCTGCGAGGTGGTGCCGCCGCGGATCTCCGTGGTGCTCAACGTCGGGGTGGCGCACATCGGCGAGTTCGGCTCGGTGGAGACCATCGCACTGGCCAAGGGGGAGCTGGTCGAGGCGCTGCCCGCGGACGGGCTGGCCGTGCTCAACACCGACGACCCGCTGGTCGACGCGATGGCCACCCGTACCAAGGCCCGGGTGGTCCGGTACGGCGAGGCGGCGCACGCCGACGTGCGGGCCGTGGAGGTGACGCTGGACGGGCGGGGTCGGCCGTCGTACACCCTGGTGACCCCGGAGGGCAGCGCGCCGGTGCGGCTCGGGCTGACCGGGCGGCACCAGGTCTCCAACTCCCTCGCCGCCGCGGCGGTGGCCCGCGAGCTGGGGATGCCTCTGGCCGAGCTGGCCGCCGCCCTGGCCGAGCTGGGGCTGGTCTCGAGCCGGCGGATGGACGTCTTCGAGCGTTCCGACGGGGTCACCGTGATCGACGACTCGTACAACGCCAACCCGGCCTCGATGGCGGTCGCGCTGCGGGCGCTGGCGGGGCTGCGTGGGCAGGGGCGTACCGTCGCGGTGCTCGGCTACATGGCCGAGCTGGGCTCGTTCGAGCGGGAGGGGCACCAGCAGGTCGGCCGGCTCGCGGCCGAGCTGGGCGTGGACCGGCTGCTCGTGGTGGGCGCGCCGGCGGCGCCGATTCAGGAAGGCGCGACAGCGGTAAGTGACTGGGGAGGAGAGTCGGTGCTGCTCACCGATCAGGCGGCGGCCGTCGAGGTGCTGCGGGGCGAGCTACG
- a CDS encoding type 1 glutamine amidotransferase translates to MSTESLRIVWIYPDLLSTYGDRGNMLILARRAQLRGMPVEALEVRSDQRLPATADIYLIGGGEDGPQALGAQRLLADGGLHRAVAQGSVVFGVCAGYQLLGTSFFAKGTKCAGLELLDLSSDRGPTRAVGELAGEVDPRLGVPALSGFENHGGRTHLGPGVSPLARVTAGVGNDGATEGAWRGKLLGTYSHGPALARNPALADLLLRWATGVHQLPTLDDTWSERLRSERRAAVAAAARA, encoded by the coding sequence GTGTCAACTGAGAGCCTGCGCATCGTCTGGATCTATCCCGACCTGCTCTCCACGTACGGCGACCGGGGCAACATGCTGATCCTGGCCCGCCGGGCCCAGCTGCGTGGCATGCCGGTCGAGGCGCTGGAGGTCCGCTCCGACCAGCGGCTGCCCGCCACCGCCGACATCTACCTGATCGGCGGCGGCGAGGACGGCCCGCAGGCGCTCGGCGCCCAGCGGCTGCTCGCCGACGGCGGCCTGCACCGGGCGGTGGCCCAGGGTTCGGTCGTCTTCGGCGTCTGCGCCGGCTACCAACTCCTCGGCACCTCGTTCTTCGCCAAGGGCACCAAATGCGCGGGGCTGGAGCTGCTCGACCTCTCCTCCGACCGCGGGCCCACCCGGGCCGTCGGCGAGCTGGCCGGCGAGGTCGACCCGCGGCTGGGCGTCCCCGCGCTGAGCGGCTTCGAGAACCACGGCGGGCGCACGCACCTCGGGCCCGGCGTGTCGCCGCTGGCCCGGGTCACCGCCGGGGTCGGCAACGACGGCGCCACCGAGGGCGCGTGGCGGGGCAAGCTGCTCGGCACGTACTCGCACGGGCCCGCCCTGGCCCGCAACCCGGCGCTGGCCGACCTGCTGCTGCGCTGGGCCACCGGCGTCCACCAGCTTCCCACGCTGGACGACACCTGGTCCGAGCGGCTCCGCTCGGAACGCCGCGCCGCGGTGGCGGCCGCCGCCCGGGCGTGA
- the mraZ gene encoding division/cell wall cluster transcriptional repressor MraZ encodes MFLGTHTPRLDDKGRLILPAKFRDELAGGVVITKGQERCLYVFPMPEFQRIAEQLRAQPMTHKAARAYSRVFFASAHDEVPDKQGRVTIPGHLRSYAALDRDLVVIGASTRVEIWDRAAWEAYLAESEDDFADIEEGVLPGGL; translated from the coding sequence ATGTTCCTCGGCACCCACACTCCGCGCCTGGACGACAAAGGCCGGTTGATTCTTCCGGCGAAGTTCCGGGATGAGCTGGCGGGGGGTGTCGTGATCACCAAAGGGCAGGAGCGCTGCCTCTACGTCTTCCCGATGCCCGAGTTCCAGCGGATCGCGGAGCAGTTGCGCGCGCAACCGATGACGCACAAGGCGGCCCGGGCCTACAGCCGGGTCTTCTTCGCCAGCGCGCACGACGAGGTCCCGGACAAGCAGGGCCGGGTGACCATCCCCGGGCACCTGCGCTCGTACGCCGCCCTCGACCGCGATCTGGTCGTGATCGGCGCGAGCACCCGGGTGGAGATCTGGGACAGGGCGGCCTGGGAGGCCTACCTCGCGGAGAGCGAAGACGACTTCGCCGACATCGAGGAGGGGGTGCTGCCCGGCGGTCTGTAG
- a CDS encoding TVP38/TMEM64 family protein: MVRAAPLGTPRRGGGRRPGVTPAVRRLLRQPSALRFAGLLVLLAGFAVTLLLVPRPDPAQLPRLAGSLDGYAPIAAIVGGALLLVALVPRTFVTLAAGAIFGPLEGAAYALGAALLAAAIGFTVGRLLGREFVAERVRGRLARLDGWFARQSVLGVITVRLLPIAGFGLVSYGYGTTGARLLPFLAGSVIASAPTAFGYAAIGAAVSSPGHVNWYAAAPASLGLIASVVLIHRWWRAERRRRPRQT; encoded by the coding sequence CTGGTCCGAGCGGCTCCGCTCGGAACGCCGCGCCGCGGTGGCGGCCGCCGCCCGGGCGTGACCCCCGCCGTCCGGCGGCTGCTCCGGCAGCCGTCGGCGCTCCGCTTCGCCGGGCTACTGGTGCTGCTCGCCGGATTCGCCGTGACGCTCCTGCTGGTGCCCCGGCCGGACCCGGCCCAGCTCCCCCGGCTGGCCGGCTCCCTCGACGGGTACGCCCCGATCGCGGCGATCGTCGGCGGGGCGCTGCTGCTCGTGGCGCTGGTGCCGCGGACCTTCGTCACGCTGGCCGCCGGCGCCATCTTCGGCCCGCTGGAGGGCGCCGCGTACGCGCTCGGCGCGGCGCTGCTGGCGGCGGCGATCGGCTTCACCGTCGGACGCCTGCTGGGCCGGGAGTTCGTCGCCGAACGGGTGCGCGGCCGGCTGGCCCGCCTCGACGGTTGGTTCGCCCGGCAGAGCGTGCTCGGGGTGATCACCGTCCGACTGCTGCCGATCGCCGGCTTCGGGCTGGTCAGCTACGGCTACGGCACGACCGGCGCCCGGCTGCTGCCGTTCCTGGCCGGCAGCGTGATCGCCTCCGCCCCGACCGCCTTCGGCTACGCCGCCATCGGCGCGGCGGTCAGCTCGCCGGGCCACGTCAACTGGTACGCCGCCGCGCCGGCCAGCCTCGGGCTGATCGCCAGCGTGGTGCTGATCCACCGCTGGTGGCGCGCCGAACGGCGGCGCCGGCCGAGGCAGACCTGA